A region of the Anolis carolinensis isolate JA03-04 chromosome 1, rAnoCar3.1.pri, whole genome shotgun sequence genome:
gctgactctttggcttagaaatagagatgagcaccaatcctcagagtcagacaccactagacttaatgtcaggggaaacctttacctttactatcaatAACAGAACTTTTCTTGCTGGCTGTGTTAATTGAGCATCCCAAATGAAATGGAAAACCACAGTTTGTTAACATCTAAAACTATGTGTGAGCTACCTGTGGGATGCATGAGACTCCCATGGTCCATTCTATGTATCACTCAAGCTGCTATTCAGGGCTTTTCCTAAACTGCATGCATACACCTTGAATCACAGCTGCTACTTTTGCTATGATTGTACTAACCAAAGAGGATAAATAGAAATAGCTCTTCCTATTCTGTACCATCACACTCTCACCAGCTCACCAAACACACTGTCAGGAGCAAGATTTAAATTATTTTCTCTGTCCAAACAGCTGGTATCAAGGAGGCACACAGTGATCTCAGGACATAGGTAGCGTTGGAGGTTTATCATCTCTAGCCATGCACACCGCAATAGGATAAGGTTGGAACTGTGTGCAACATACATGGCTATGTGAACACATATATGGAGGCAGTATATGAGTGTGTGGGGGACATATATGTGGTCCCTCTGTGTACACATACGCATGCATGTGCCACCTCCAACCCATTGCTCACGTGACCCTGGGGAGGGAGGTTCAAAATGCTTTATTACCTAGCTCAACATTAATAGAATCAACAGCAATTTCACATTCAGGTCCTCCATTGAAATGTTTTGTTGACTAATGGTCACTTTCAGGGTAGCAGAAAAAGGCCCTGGGGGAAGGAAATCATCTCCTGCATGTTTCTCAGTGCAGCCATTTATCAAGTTAATttcaacagaattttaaaaattgatgtagttcagtggttcccaacctttttttttttgaccagggaccacttgaccagggaccactctccaacattagtaccaaaaggcctaaaaatcagtttttgttcaactttcaatttggtttggttatttcaggtgctgattcagaaaactgcattagattgaccacatcagctctagtttctgatacagaacatatgtcatccagtagttgccatctgctcatctacagaaaaccatatttaataatctagcattgatgtggtctacccaatgcaatattttgaatcagcaccccaaataacactaggaacaggcttaaaaacaaAGACCCCAAGGAGCCCTTGCTTCCAGCCGCcatatggaatggctccgctggggggggggggggaggaagtaggaggagaagcagcagtcaggaggcttattgtcaTTCTTTTCATGGGTAGtctgcctctcccctcctgaaaTCCCCagtgcctcagcactataagaggatttcatgagaccagtcaccCTCGTTTCAACGGTGTAATAACAGTGAGGCCagggatcatattttagttcttggggaccactagtggtccacagacaacaggttgggaaccactgatgtagatttaTTTGTCAAGAGTAAACATATGATATGGCTCTTCCAATATATAAAAGAAGAATCTGTGGTTTTATCAAACATGTATATGCAGGGTGGGCCACCCAGCTGGTGGAAGCATATGCATAACCAGCATCATGCCAAACCCAACTGCTTCCGCAAAGACCCGGACCTCAACATGCACCCGCTCCTGTTCAGCCTGGGGAAGACACTCTCTGTGGAGGTGAGTAAACTGGAAGTCCTAAATTATCTCAAGTCTTAGGAAAGGAAATATAGTAGATAAGAAGAATTTGTGCCTCTAATTAGGGTGAATGGCTCTATCTATTTTTGGCCTCTGTCAGTTCTTCATGCGTCCATTCATAAGTTTGCGGTATCCCATTTCTGCATTCATCTGTGACTTTTTTAGACAACTCACAACTATATTGATGTTCGGTTTTGAACATACTGTCTCACAAAGTATACCCTCAATGAAGGGTATACATTCTCCAGCATGAGCCATCTAGGCAACCGTAAGAGAAAATAAGTTAATGAACACAACTCCACAGCCCCATTTCCTATCATTTCCATTGCTGACCAATTAATACGGTAGCTTTTGGGTGAAGCTCTTTGGATTTCCTCCTCTTGTCATCTCTTTTGATTCATCATTGTCCACAATTTGCTGTGTTTTTGAAGTTTTGAACTGAACTGCTAACTATAAACACTATAAATTCAACCCAGAAATTCTTGCATTTCTGTTTTCCCTTTGCAGCttgggaaaaaaaagaagaaatatatgCCTTACCAGCACCAGCACAAATACTTCATTAGTGAGTATCTCTGCCATTTTGTACAACAATTTAAATTTAGCTGCTGCTTGCCACCACCCACAATGCCATGCTTATTGGTGGATCAGGACAATTGTGTGAGAGGTTGATGGTAGGAACACTTTGGTAAAAGCATAGGATCCTATGGCGGGCATTTATTTGCCAGGATGACTTGAGAAAGAAGATAGAAACCTTTCATTAAGACTAGATTGAAATTAAGGTAGTCTGCAGAGAAATGACTCACTTTTGTATTCTTTTTTATCATAGTCTTAGCCCCAATGACGTTCGTTGTTTTTGTCCAAGTGATTATATTCCGCTTTGCGATTCAGAGGAAAAAATGGTTGGTAAGTAATCAGCAAGCATGTCATTACACTGCTTTTGGGAGGTTGCTGTACAAATGTAATAGTGCTTAAAATTATAGAattctaaagttggaagagaccttgtgggtcatccagtccaaccccctgctaagaagcaggaaaatatgattcaaagcacccccgacagatggccatccagcctctccttaaaagcctccaaagaaggggcctccaccacactctggggcagagagttccactgctgaacagctctcacagtgaggaaattcttccaaatattcaggtggaatctcctttcctgtagtttgaagccattgctctgtgtcctaatctccagggcagcagaaaacaagcttgctccctcctccctatgacttctcctcacatatttatacatggtcatcatgtctGCTACAAGCCTTCTTTTCTGTAGGCTAAAGAtgcacagctctttaagctgctcctcatagggcttgttctccagacccttgatcattttagttgccctcttctgaacACATTCAAGTTTCTCAACATCctctttaaattgtggtgcccagaattggacacagtctttcaggtgtggtctgaccaatgcTTGACTGTGCGGTCAATGCTCATGGGCAGCCACTGGAGAGCCACTGGAAAAGTTTCTTATTCTGTCATTCCCATATCATCTACACAAAATGGAGAAACATTTAAATATGGGGGAAAGAGACAATGCGTTGAGTCACACAGTGAGGTATCAAAGCTTCAAAAGGCGACTTTTCTGGATTGCAGACTCCATGATCTTCAAGAATTCAATGAGCTGaaaaagcaacttttctaagCACTACCCAGTTGTGGCCAGGATTAATGAATATAAAGATTgggatattgtttttaaaaacaaaagcctGCACACATGTTTACATTAACTTATCTCCATACCAGCTTAACTCCAGCCACCTCAACCAGATCTCTACTTTAAAGAAACATTCTAAGAAGGATATTTTCAGCAGGTATCCAGATTAAGAGCTTCCACATTTGTATTTCAAACACAGATTTGATCATCATTTATGTTCAAAGTTTGTGAATGTAGGTATATTCTGGTGAAGGAGGTATTTTCTCTTATTCTTAGCTACCATTATAGTGTTGTTTAGTTCACATCACTTTACTACCATCTAGTGGtaagaaacaaataatattaatagGGTAAAGGAAATCTATTTAACAGAGATCTCGTTTGCATTACTTGAATAATGTTAGTTTCACTACCATTTGTagtgaatttgtagtttggtgaggcaccagaaagaTCGCTGGCTGGGAACTCTaaatctacaaatcccaggatttcttgGGATTCAACCACGGCAGCTAAAGTAGAATAATTGTGCTGTAAGTGAGTAGTGTGAAGGAGACCAAGGTCTTGGTGATTTCAGATATTATTGTGCTCTCCCTCCATTTTATTTACACAATTTACACAAAGCCTATCACTTATTTGTTATCGGCCTGTGTGTTCCATTGAAAAATAaagcaattaaataaaataaCCTGCAAGGGGAACTGAACTGCAGTTCCATTTTTCAGCAGTTGTATACATGGAAATGTACCATTGATGCAAATTGAGACCCTTCCAgtcaagccctatatcccaggatctaatcccaggttttctgtttgtcgcagattatctagcagtggggactcatataatccagtttaaagcagaaaacctaggatcagatcctgggatatagggccttttTGGAAGGCCCCTGAGAAGAGTTGTTCCAGCTGAGCAATTTCATGACTTGCAAGGCTATCAGCTACCAACCAAGTTAAAGTGTACAAGGAAGCAAGGAAAGATGTtccagaacacagaaatgcccaGTTGTAAGGTTATGGTTCATTTTGTGCAACCATTTCTTAAACATCATAATTCCTATATGCAAACATTTTCCTTCACCATGTGCATCATATACTTGGCAAATCTTGACTCAGAAGGGAACAGTTATAAACCATCAATGCTACAAAGCACACAGCTGAGTTATAAAATGCCAGAATCCTGTATCGCCTTTTACTTAGGCCCCTGcaacactgcccctatatcccaggatccgatcccaggttatctgctttgaattggattatatgagtctccactgccacataatctgggataaacagataatctgggatcagatcctggaatataggggcagtgttgaaggggccttagTGTAACTTTAACCTTATGTAAGAGAAATCATGTTTCTCTTACATAAGGAAGGGGGGACTCTGtgagttttaaatgccattttaagtGTATATATTAAATTTTGATCAGTTTTTACCTTAATACATactgtactatttaattgttatttaacttttgtattgcactttttaaactatgaccaaagtgcgggattgttagctgccttgcgtctccatggggagaaagtcagggtataaataaagttaagaaTAATGCTAAGTGATTGGTGAAGATGCATATTGAGGCACCAGTGAGAGTGCCCAATGCATAGTGGTGCACAAAGCACATGGGGCATCCTGCTGGCTCTGATGCTCTGTTGTAATATAACAGCAGATCTCTAGGGATACAGacatgatttttttgtgtgtgtcaggagtgacttgagaaacttcaagtcacttctggtgtgaaagaactgtctgtctgcaagaatgttgcccaggagacgcccggatgtttgatgttttaccatcctgtgggaggcttctctcatgtccccgtgtgggaagctggagctgacagacagaagctcaccccactcctcggatttgaactgccaaccttttggtcagcagtcctgccagcacaagggtttaacccattgtgccactgggggctcctacagaCATGATGAAACCAACCAATTCTAATTCCCACATATGTAAGTCCACTAAGAAAGACATGACTCCCATTCAGGATTCTGGCACATGTATATAAAATCATGGACTTTGTAGTCACCATGATAACTATGTGCACTAATCTTCCATCCTTTTTTATTGCTTCAACATTGTTCTTTTTGGCAGGAGCTCCTTCTTGTTGTGCTGTACAATATTCGTGTCTGCCTCATGTACATTCCTCTGATGGGATTCAAGAGTTTCATGGCATTCTACTGGCTGGCCAGGTAATAATCACTATGCAAAACTTTATTCTGGGCTTCTGACGCTCATAAATTTAGGAGTACCAATTCAGTATGGGTGGCTCTCTGTATACATTTCGGGTTCATTAGGTCGTGAAAGATCACACCAATTGGAAAAAGCTCATGATGGCCTATAGAATCACCCAGATCCCATTTTTCACACACTAGGCCATGCTATGTGACTGATTGGACTTCAATTAGTTATCATCCAcagacctccaaccataaaaagCCAGGACTTAGATTTACTGAAAGTCTCAGCCACATAAAATAAATAGGCTAACAACTGATGCTTTCGGGTGTCAAGCCAGAATTTTGTACAATTCTAACTTCTCATTAATATGCCAACATCTTGGTGCTGGTGTGTGCAGGACAGTCACCAAACCAAAGCTCAAAGACTTTCGAGTTTGGCAAAACTTTGAAACTGTAGTTTAACAGAACCTCTGTGCTCTTAGCTATCCCAAATTATTCCTCCTAAAGTTATCAACACTGAGAACTTCCCTCTGTAAAAAGGTGGTAGATCTAATGAAGGCCTATGGGGCATTTCAATCTTCAGCCACATTGATAAGTATGGAAAAAGAGAAACAAGgttgcaaaggaaagaaagaagaagaagggaaatgaCTGCGAGaatgtctagagcagtggttcccaacctggggttcccagatgtttttggcctacaactcccagaaatcccagccaatttaccagctgttaggatttctgggagttgaaagccaaaaaatatctgtggaccccaggttgagaaccactggtctagagaaaGTAAAAGTTTAGCAGGGAAGCATTTGTAATGGGAAGTTGAGGAGTTGGAGAAAAACCCTTTTTGTTCAAAAGCTTTGAAAGAATTAGCTCCTTTCAAATGGTCTTTGATATTTGCCCATTTCTGGCTGGATAGTGATGTGTTGTAATTTGCTTCCTTAGGTTTTTAGAAAGCACCTGGTTTCTCTGGATCTCACAAATGAACCACATCCCAATGAATATTGACTATGACCAGAATTTAGATTGGGTCTCTGCCCAGGTAAGAGAAAGTCTGATACTGCATAAGGAGAATCATCTTTAATTCAAATATATTTATTCATAAATATTTTAGGGCACATAGTTTCATAATAAAGAGCTAAGTTATATTACAATTGCTAAATTATTGCAATATACCGTAAGTCCTCCAGTAAAACCCAATGTAATGTCTAGTGGAAGTTGTTTATTTCAGTAGGTTTTGCTACTGTCCACAGTGTCATTGGTAATTTTAGGGGTGTATCTCTTGCAAATATGGGGGTTGAACTCTACTGAGTGCACAGCAAGACCAACATCCTATCTTATGGCTCCTCTTGCAAACCTATTGTCTTGGGGAATAAGTTCCACTAAAATCAGTAGGACTCATTTCTGAGTAGGGCATACATGGGATTTTTGAGGAGCAGACTTAAGTTAGTATGCTACAAGGTAAAttctgaatacacacacacacacatatacagtagagtctcacttatccaacactcgcttatccaacattctggattatccaacgcatttttgtagtcaatgttttccatacatcatgatacgagggctatccagaaagttcagtacgttttggaattaaaaataaacaaagtataggagaaaacatttaccatattcagttgaaagccagacccaaatactagttttcaccatagtccccactgaaatctaggtagttatcatagcaataaaagtgtttgaaaagccctcccccccccccccccaagatttccgcctggcttgcgtcctgaaccaggctgttttcccttccctcagctgtcaaatggtgcgctcagctttccgaTCACTcttcctggatcgctcttttgttttgcagatgcttgcaaagaAGGTGCTCTTTTAAGGTTtttcaagaagcacacctttcctgtccaaaaaaccttcctttcaagcatctgcaaaacaaaagagcgatcggaAAGCTGAGTgcaccatttgacagctgagcgaagggaagccagcctggttcaggacgcaagccaggcgggaatcttggggggggggggggggcttttcaaacacttttatcgctatgataactacctagatttcagtggggactatggtgaaaactagtatttgggtctggctttcaactgaatatggtaaatgttttctcctatactttgtttatttttaatttcaaaacgtactgaactttctggataaccctcgtattttggtgctaaattcgtaaatacagtaattactacatagcattactgcgtattaaactactttttctgtcaaatttgttgtataacatgatgttttggtgcttaatttgtaaaatcaaaacctaatttgatgtttaataagcttttccttaatctctccttattatccaacatattcgcttatccaacattctgccggcccgtttatgttggataagtgagactccactgtgtgtgtgtgtgtgtgtgtgtgtgtgtgtgtgtgtatatataaaatctATGAAACAgtggtgtagagcagtggttctcaacctgtgggtccctggatgttttggccttcaactcccagaaatcctaaaagctggtaaactggctgggatttctgagagttgtagaccaaaacaactggggacctacaggctgagaaccactagtgTAGAGCCTTAAAATTCCAGTGCTGACCTGAATTAAAAAGGCTGACATTCCAGTTTCTGTTCTTTCAAGGTCAGTTTATAATTATTTTCCCTTCTCCCACAAAAAAAGCTGTTTGGGAAAGCCACCTCACATTTCTTCATTTGCAAATTAATATTAGGGCCAGAAGTCTGGTAATTTATATGGAAGAGAACAGAACAAAATGGACcatacaaatactgtaaagttCTGCAAACCCTATAACTATAAAAGCAGGAGGATCAATAACAGGAAATAGGGAGTGGCCCCCTTACCTGTGAAAGATATGTTCTTGAACTTCACATGGATAGGCATAAATGCAGATAGCTGTGaagcctattgaaatgaaggacttatgCCCCCAAAATACCACAGAGTAGCCatagaggatctagaaaatgacaAGAGAGGACATAGTTTcttggaaattaattttaaaaaattgtgtcaggagcaactttgaGTCGCTTCTTGGACATtaataaatgaaaccatagatGCTGGTCCTGAAAATAAAGCGGTTGTACCCCTACCGTGAAGGGACCTGACAAGTATTTGTGAGAGTTTCACACAACAAGTGGGGTGCAACATCTGAAAATGCTCTCTCTCTTCAAGCCATAAGCCTAGGCAATGATAGCCATAACATAGGCAGCTCAGTCAAAGAGGAAAGAGTATTTCTCAGGTCAAGAACACAACTGAGGAAATCTAATGTCTGCTGGCAATGAGGAAATGACTGtgatttcttctccttccttagcTCGCAGCAACGTGTAATGTGGATCAATCCTGGTTCAATGACTGGTTGAGTGGGCACCTGAACTTCCAGATTGAGCATCAGTgagtatgatatatatatatatatatagagagagagagagagagaaagaagatgaaTAAGTAGTTGAGATAGAATAAATTATTCAGCATAAATGAATACATCAAGGAAAGGCCTTCTTAGACATGAGAGATGTGGCCAAGGCTGGATGTTAGAGGGATGGGAGCTCTTTGACAGAAATCAAATGCTGCTGGATCAATGAAGGAGCCTTGTAATGTCAACTTGAAACATCATCTCTGCTTCTCTTTCTGCAGCCTTTTCCCAACCATGCCTCGACACAACTATTGGAAAGTGGCTCCTCTGGTGAAGTCTCTCTGTGCCAAGCATGGAATTAAGTACCAGTGCAAACCTTTACTCACGGCCTTTGCGGACATATTGCGgcaagtattttttaaattcttaaGTCCTAGTGGCATCAGGGAAAGATCAAAGAAGGATGAAAGAGAGAACACCCTGTAGTTTATATGAGACTGACAAGAgtctgttttcctttccttctgcaGGACTCTGAAGGAATCAGGGGAGTGCTGGCAGGATGCTTATTTCCACTAATAAGAAGCAGCTTCCAGAAAGAATCAGCATGCTGAGTGGTGTTGTCATAATGCTGAAAATGGATGGAATCCAttagtattttttaaatatgtattcagATTCATGTGGATGTTTCCTTtttattgcaactcccagcagccccacTCAGCATAGCCAGTggaaaggaatggtgggagttgcagtccaacaacatctggagcctCACAGTTATTAACCCCGGTCTAAAGCCTAGCAGAAAGGGGACAATGCTTCATATCCCACTAGACTCAGCACAACTGGCTTGGAAAATCATAAAGGGGTAGGGAGACTTCTATATAGGTCAACTCCAAGAAACAATTTGAGGAACTTATGGCAATTTTGATCTGCTACTTTTGTGTAGGATGTAATGCTGGATTCCCTCTGAAGGAATGTGGAATCCAGTAAAAATATGGTAAAGTGTTAATATGTACCCCCAAAACCTGCCCCAATTTTTGGTCAGCTCCAAAGGCTGTAGAGGCAAGGGAAGAGAAGGATATTGTATAGTGCTTGTGCTGTAAAGCCAACATCATAATGGAATTCAGTCCTTTTAaattttggtactgttccattttcTGGTTAGAaaccacaagggggtgctagagagaggatagttcattttatggTGGGAAGTTGAAGAAGGAAAATAATTTCCCATTtgtgctggttattccccctccccactttccaTTTCATAAACTAGGGTTGTTTCCACGACTGCGACATggatggggggaataacaggaaaacagggggaaatgttttttctc
Encoded here:
- the LOC100555937 gene encoding acyl-CoA (8-3)-desaturase, whose product is MPPQSGATVGKPEPDSGVGQFFTWGEIALRSGKGKSKEDKWLVINRKVYDVSQFFRRHPGGMSVISHYAGQDATDAFTAFHKNENLVKKYMNSLLIGELAPDQSGCEPTKNEMLIHEFRELHDTVKKTGLLKTNYPFFIFMFLHAFLLDIAAWFIIWYFGNSWVPFLAGIAAFTIAQNQYGYLQHDLGHVSVFQKPKWNRLAHLVVAGVLKGGPPSWWKHMHNQHHAKPNCFRKDPDLNMHPLLFSLGKTLSVELGKKKKKYMPYQHQHKYFIILAPMTFVVFVQVIIFRFAIQRKKWLELLLVVLYNIRVCLMYIPLMGFKSFMAFYWLARFLESTWFLWISQMNHIPMNIDYDQNLDWVSAQLAATCNVDQSWFNDWLSGHLNFQIEHHLFPTMPRHNYWKVAPLVKSLCAKHGIKYQCKPLLTAFADILRTLKESGECWQDAYFH